A region of Candidatus Endomicrobium procryptotermitis DNA encodes the following proteins:
- a CDS encoding response regulator produces MSNEKKFIGLTDDDAGIRSSLERTILKHFKDTEILQFSNTIEIKRYLSNNPQKLDLLILDIHFGLGETGLDILPDIKKYAPSLPVILLSAMEKTYGHAVTDFAGEYIIDFMSKPVTETELVIKVKKALNSKDDNVKKLQQLQSENTLLTEILSSEDDKGAGRLFEDEVKAKLQTMTKIFLCKPYEPKSNIVINGQEIDTIAFTAHPLPFAIMVFETKYFPNAKIFGSVNEPMRIAVNGIEKVSTKRRNLFEQSENQFKQVSKRMEKILKEAGYTKYEETYRPFIQSFIVFTDTTDISEIKTLNANKYTKICTLKDLTQDFFIKTAFAMPKRQVEESVKKIVLEKLF; encoded by the coding sequence ATGTCAAATGAAAAGAAGTTCATAGGCTTAACGGATGACGATGCAGGTATACGTTCTTCTTTAGAAAGGACGATACTTAAACATTTTAAAGATACGGAAATACTTCAATTTTCAAATACGATAGAAATAAAAAGGTATCTTTCCAATAATCCACAGAAACTTGATTTGCTGATTTTGGACATACATTTCGGTCTTGGGGAAACTGGACTTGACATTTTACCAGATATTAAAAAATATGCGCCGTCTCTTCCTGTTATTCTTCTTAGTGCAATGGAAAAAACTTACGGTCATGCAGTTACTGATTTTGCGGGAGAGTACATAATAGATTTTATGTCGAAGCCTGTAACGGAAACGGAACTCGTAATAAAAGTTAAAAAAGCTTTAAACTCAAAAGATGACAATGTAAAAAAGCTTCAGCAACTACAGTCGGAAAATACTTTGCTTACAGAAATATTGTCATCCGAAGACGATAAAGGTGCAGGAAGACTTTTTGAAGATGAGGTAAAAGCAAAACTTCAGACAATGACAAAAATTTTTCTTTGCAAACCTTATGAACCGAAATCGAATATAGTCATAAATGGTCAAGAGATAGACACGATAGCTTTTACTGCTCATCCGCTTCCTTTTGCGATAATGGTTTTTGAGACAAAATATTTTCCGAACGCGAAAATTTTCGGCAGCGTAAATGAACCGATGAGAATTGCTGTAAACGGAATTGAAAAAGTGTCCACAAAGAGAAGAAATCTTTTTGAACAATCTGAAAATCAGTTTAAGCAGGTAAGCAAAAGAATGGAGAAAATTTTAAAAGAAGCTGGCTATACGAAATATGAAGAGACATACAGGCCGTTTATACAGAGTTTTATAGTTTTTACTGACACTACCGACATTTCAGAAATAAAAACTTTGAATGCAAATAAATACACAAAAATATGCACACTGAAAGATCTCACGCAGGATTTTTTTATTAAAACCGCATTTGCCATGCCCAAAAGGCAGGTCGAAGAGAGTGTAAAAAAAATAGTTCTGGAAAAACTTTTCTAA
- a CDS encoding M23 family metallopeptidase: MKANNHEPKMFLTKADIIIKIIIRWMIFFAFIFVLLITARIWVHKTAAATLAAIPVIKLPDYPPAALLTDVEIRKKYLDYRVRGIHFDVYKIKQKDNLWKIAKPYGYTVHTIIGCNPQLKTYDIYIGQKILVPSSGGTLHPIQRNDTWEIIAERYDIEAEILKNTNFSVDELIPGTYIFVPGKRPAVDLMNEDMQEKYALRELFSWPLSIGGRISSTFGLRKKHPITGVASMHGGMDIAVPIGTPVAAAADGVVILAATDVGHYGTAVYIDHKNGYVTHYGHLSSYNVKVGQKVKAGRLIGRSGATGRVTGPHLHFTVKKGNKTIDPQTFLW; this comes from the coding sequence ATGAAAGCAAATAATCACGAACCTAAAATGTTTTTGACAAAAGCTGATATTATCATAAAAATCATAATACGCTGGATGATTTTTTTCGCTTTTATCTTTGTACTGTTAATTACTGCGCGGATATGGGTGCATAAAACCGCCGCGGCAACGCTTGCCGCCATACCCGTAATAAAACTTCCGGATTATCCTCCAGCAGCTCTTTTAACCGATGTTGAAATAAGAAAAAAATATCTTGATTACAGAGTAAGAGGCATACATTTTGATGTATATAAGATAAAACAAAAAGACAACCTTTGGAAAATAGCAAAACCTTACGGTTATACGGTACACACAATAATAGGCTGCAATCCGCAGCTTAAAACATATGACATTTATATAGGGCAAAAAATTCTTGTTCCTTCTTCCGGAGGGACATTACACCCGATACAACGGAACGACACGTGGGAAATAATCGCCGAAAGGTATGATATCGAAGCTGAAATTTTAAAAAATACAAATTTTAGCGTTGATGAATTGATTCCGGGTACCTATATTTTTGTTCCTGGTAAAAGACCTGCCGTAGATTTAATGAATGAAGACATGCAGGAAAAATACGCTTTAAGAGAACTTTTCTCATGGCCTTTAAGCATAGGCGGAAGAATTTCCTCAACCTTTGGACTCAGGAAAAAACATCCCATTACCGGGGTGGCAAGCATGCACGGAGGAATGGATATAGCGGTTCCGATAGGGACTCCAGTTGCAGCAGCAGCAGACGGCGTTGTGATTCTTGCTGCTACGGACGTTGGACATTACGGCACCGCAGTTTACATAGACCACAAAAACGGTTACGTAACGCATTATGGGCATTTATCTTCATATAATGTAAAAGTGGGGCAAAAAGTAAAAGCCGGACGTTTGATAGGAAGAAGTGGAGCTACGGGAAGAGTTACCGGCCCGCATTTACATTTTACGGTAAAAAAAGGTAATAAGACTATTGATCCGCAAACATTTTTATGGTAA
- the amrA gene encoding AmmeMemoRadiSam system protein A — MVKMVSDFSISENSQKELLLLARKAIEGYLKNSEVIDFPIDDNNELLQIATVFVTLTQNGNLRGCIGTIAPQYSLYKAVIRMSLSAALNDSRFFPLTLEELPKTKIEISVLSPMHKIKSAKEITKNKHGVLIQKGNRSGLFLPQVWEHFNDKEDFMNNLCLQKAGIAQNSWKDSSAEIFVFTVFSFEENENFI, encoded by the coding sequence ATGGTAAAAATGGTTTCAGATTTTTCTATATCAGAAAACTCACAAAAAGAACTTCTTCTGCTGGCAAGAAAAGCCATAGAAGGATATCTTAAAAACAGTGAAGTCATAGATTTTCCCATAGACGATAACAACGAACTTTTGCAGATTGCAACAGTTTTTGTCACGCTTACGCAAAACGGAAATCTGCGCGGCTGCATAGGCACGATAGCACCGCAGTATTCTCTGTACAAAGCTGTTATAAGAATGTCTTTATCCGCAGCTTTAAACGATTCGAGATTTTTTCCGTTAACGCTTGAAGAACTCCCAAAAACAAAAATAGAAATATCCGTTCTTTCACCGATGCACAAAATAAAATCCGCAAAAGAAATAACCAAAAACAAACATGGAGTTTTGATACAAAAAGGTAACAGAAGCGGTTTGTTTTTACCTCAGGTTTGGGAACATTTTAACGATAAAGAAGATTTTATGAACAACCTTTGTTTGCAAAAAGCCGGCATTGCACAAAACAGTTGGAAAGATTCTTCGGCTGAAATTTTTGTGTTTACGGTTTTTTCATTTGAGGAAAATGAAAATTTTATTTAA
- a CDS encoding WG repeat-containing protein: MKILFKTFILTIFICFAHFSAAENKDYLIIYSKNIRGQEMKGYMTHDGEVVIEAKYRIAETDKMYSMAIVLKDDGQWVGIDREENIILYPFIYDNGPDYVFEGLFRFVENDKIGFTDLDGNKIIAAEFDFADSFKEGLSEFAYGGHKEYDYVNEYWTWTGATETGYINKYGQKFIRIIKTNDGQRVAWSRNGKRYYIDKDAKIIKEIDIIGEEDKTETGGSQIKIKAEKHKQ; encoded by the coding sequence ATGAAAATTTTATTTAAAACTTTTATTTTAACTATATTTATATGTTTTGCACATTTTTCAGCGGCAGAAAATAAAGACTATTTAATTATATATTCGAAAAACATACGCGGACAGGAAATGAAAGGATATATGACGCATGACGGAGAAGTGGTCATAGAAGCAAAATACAGAATCGCCGAAACTGATAAAATGTACTCAATGGCGATTGTACTTAAAGACGACGGACAGTGGGTGGGAATAGACAGAGAAGAAAACATTATACTTTACCCTTTCATTTACGATAACGGTCCCGACTATGTTTTTGAAGGACTTTTCAGATTTGTCGAAAACGATAAAATAGGGTTCACCGATTTGGACGGAAACAAAATTATAGCGGCAGAATTTGATTTTGCGGATTCTTTTAAAGAAGGTCTTTCAGAATTTGCTTACGGTGGGCATAAAGAATACGACTATGTCAACGAGTATTGGACATGGACAGGGGCCACAGAAACCGGATACATAAACAAATATGGACAAAAATTTATAAGAATCATAAAAACAAATGACGGACAAAGAGTGGCATGGTCACGCAATGGAAAACGCTATTACATAGACAAAGACGCCAAAATAATAAAAGAGATCGATATTATTGGAGAAGAAGACAAAACAGAAACAGGAGGAAGCCAAATAAAAATAAAAGCCGAGAAGCACAAACAGTAA
- a CDS encoding class I SAM-dependent methyltransferase: MKKEFFNTCADKWRYPCEEKYKLIEKHIIALLELKQTDIVLDACCGTGVLIPLLKGKCAEIVALDYSINMLNKAEEINRSAAVYVEASIENTYCADEEFDKIICHNAFPHIDDKQKAFNECFRILKQDGIFVISHDRNKEKINGYHKKCQHAVCNDVLPSNNKIIVFASNAGFKTIEIYDEENYFATACKK, translated from the coding sequence ATGAAAAAAGAATTTTTTAACACATGTGCAGACAAATGGCGTTACCCTTGCGAAGAAAAATATAAGCTGATAGAAAAACATATTATTGCTTTGCTGGAACTCAAACAAACGGACATAGTTCTTGACGCATGCTGTGGAACCGGAGTTTTAATACCTTTGCTGAAAGGAAAATGCGCAGAAATAGTAGCTCTGGATTATTCTATTAACATGTTAAACAAAGCCGAAGAAATTAATAGAAGTGCCGCCGTGTACGTAGAAGCAAGCATTGAAAATACATACTGTGCGGACGAAGAATTTGATAAAATTATATGCCATAACGCTTTTCCTCATATTGATGATAAGCAAAAAGCTTTCAACGAATGTTTCAGGATATTAAAACAAGATGGAATTTTCGTTATTTCGCATGATAGAAACAAAGAAAAAATAAACGGCTACCACAAAAAATGTCAGCATGCGGTATGTAATGATGTGCTTCCTTCAAATAATAAGATAATCGTTTTTGCGTCAAATGCGGGCTTTAAAACGATTGAAATTTATGATGAAGAAAATTATTTTGCAACGGCATGCAAAAAATAA